In Pseudomonas grandcourensis, the DNA window CTGCGCAGTACGTCGTTATGAATCATGTGGGCAGTCCTGATATTCAGCTGTGGGCGTCGCGGCCAGGCGCGGCGCCGAAATGTATGGCGGCGAGAAAAGCCTTAGAACTTCTCTTTGCCGGACAGGTAGCGCCATTGCCCCACCGGCACTTTGCCGATGGACACGCCGCCGATGCGGATGCGACGGATGGCGATGACCTTGAGGCCGACCGCCTGGCAAAGCAGGGCGATGATGCCCGGCTGCGGGTTCTTCATGGCAAAGCGCAGGCGGTTCTCGTTCTGCCAGCTGGCCTTGACCGCCGGCAACTCTTTGCCCTTGTAGGTCAGGCCGTGATTCAGGCGGTTCAGGCCGTGGGCCACCATCTCGCCTTCAACCTCGACCACATACTCTTGCTCGATCTTGCTGGAGTCGGCGGTGAGTTTGCGCAGGATTTTCCAGTCCTGGGTGAACACCAGCAGACCGCTGGCGTTGGCCTGCAGGTCGGTGCTGGCGGTCAGGCGCAGGAAGTGCCCGCGCAACGGGCGCTTGCCGTAGCGGTGCTCTTCGCTCAGGGTCTCGGCGCCGAGGGTGGCCATGGCGGTGTCTGCATCCATGCCGGCGGGCACGTTGAGCAGCAGGGTCACCGGTTCCGGCGCGGTGGCCTTGGCTTCGGGATCAAGCTCGACTTTCTGGGTGTCGACCTTGAATTGCGGCTCGTCGATGACCACACCGTCGACGGTGACCCAGCCGCCCTCGATGAACAGCTCAGCCTCCCGACGGGAACAGCCGACGAGTTCGATGAGGCGTTTGGAGAGACGAATCGGGTCAGTCATGTCAGGGCCGTAACAAAAAGGGGGTGGGCATTGTACCTGCCTGGCGCCGGTTAATCCCGGTTCCATTTCAATACATGTTTTTGGTTTTATGGTGTATCAGCCATTGCGCGTGAGTTTTTCATCCTGACGCATCCGCATGTGCAACAACGGATACGGCTGCCCCATGCCATCGACCTCCGAGCGACCGATGACCTCGAAGCCCTGCTTGAAGTAAAAGCCGAGGGCTTGCGGGTTCTGTTCGTTGACGTCCAGTTCGCAGGCGTTCAGGTGTTCCAGGGCATAGCGCAGCAATTTCTTGCCCAGGCCCTGGCCGCGATGGTCCGGGTCGATGAAGAGCATTTCGATCTTGCCGGCCGCAACGCCGGCGAACCCGGTGATGCGCTGGCTCGAATCCTTGGTGCAGATCAGCATCACCGAGTCGAGGTAGCGGGTCAGCACCAGGTTCTTCAGCAGTTCGATGTAGCTGTCCGGCAGAAAATCATGGGTGGCGCGGACCGAGGCCTCCCAGACCCGGGTCAATTCTTCGTAGTCGCCGAGTTTCGGCGTGTGGATGACCGAATGCTGACGCATGCCCGTCTGCCTCTTGTGCAGTGGTTGATAGGAATCCTTTCAACCTCAAACAATAGCCGTAAAAAAGCCCCGCATCTCGTCAGGAGAGCGGGGCTTTGCGTATTTTTTGCGTTTAGATCTGTTCAGCCCACAGATCGTATTCGTCGGCGTCGGTCACTTTGCACCAGACCTTGTCGCCCGGCTTCAGGTTGCTGCCGTTGTCGATGAATACGTTGCCGTCGATTTCCGGGGCATCGAAGAAGCAGCGGCCGACCGCGCCTTGCTCGTCGACTTCATCGACCAGCACTTCGATTTCACGGCCGATGCGCATTTGCAGGCGCGCCGAGCTGATGGCTTGCTGGTGCGCCATGAAGCGCTCCCAACGGTCCTGCTTGACGTCGTCCGGGACGACTTCCAGGTCCAGGTCATTGGCCGGTGCGCCTTCTACCGGCGAGTACTGGAAGCAGCCGACGCGGTCGAGCTGTGCTTCGGTCAGCCAGTTCAGCAGGTACTGGAAGTCTTCTTCGGTCTCGCCCGGGAAGCCGACGATGAAGGTCGAACGGATGATCAGGTCTGGGCAGATTTCGCGCCAGTTCTTGATCCGCGCCAGGGTCTTGTCTTCGAAGGCCGGGCGTTTCATCGACTTCAGCACTTTCGGACTGGCGTGCTGGAACGGGATGTCCAGGTACGGCAGGATCTTGCCGGCGGCCATCAACGGGATCAGTTCGTCAACGTGTGGGTACGGGTAAACGTAGTGCAGGCGAACCCAGACACCGAGAGTGCTCAGGGCTTCGCAGAGTTCGGTCATGCGGGTTTTCACCGGCGCGCCGTTCCAGAAACCGGTGCGGTACTTCACGTCGACGCCGTAGGCGCTGGTGTCCTGGGAGATCACCAGCAGCTCTTTGACGCCGGACTTGACCAGGCGCTGGGCTTCGTCGAGCACATCGCCCACCGGACGGCTGACCAGTTTGCCGCGCATCGACGGGATGATGCAGAAGCTGCAGCTGTGGTTGCAGCCTTCGGAAATCTTCAGGTAGGCGTAGTGGCGCGGGGTCAGCTTGATGCCTTGCGGCGGCACCAGGTCGATCAGAGGGTTGTGGTCCTGGCGTGGCGGCACGACTTCGTGCACGGCGTTGATCACTTGCTCGTACTGCTGCGGACCGGTCACGGCCAGCACGCTCGGGTGTACGTTGCGAATGTTGCCTTCTTCGACGCCCATGCAGCCGGTCACGATGACCTTGCCGTTTTCCTTGATGGCTTCGCCGATCACTTCCAGGGACTCGGCCTTGGCCGAATCGATGAAGCCGCACGTGTTGACTACCACGACGTCGGCGTCCTGGTAGGTGGACACCACGTCATAGCCTTCCATGCGCAGCTGGGTAAGGATGCGCTCGGAGTCGACCAGTGCTTTGGGGCAACCCAGGGATACGAAGCCAACCTTTGGATTGGCCGGCGCAGGAGTGGTGGACATGTCTAACCTCGGTATTTTGTGACGCCGTTTGCCGGGCAGGGCAAAACCGACGGACGGGCGCTTGAACTGCGCCTCTGATCAAAAAGTGCGCAATTCTAGCGATGAGTCGTTCACTTGACCAGCTTTATGCAGGGAAATACGACGAGTGCTGCGCTATGCTTCGCGCCGTTACGCTTTACTGATTTTTTACAGTCAACAAAACGTCTGTAACGTGAAGTAAAACAGCGCATGCTGCACGACAAAGCATAGTGCTTCTTTCAAAGAAGCCCGGGTCTGAGAAGTAGGAGTGGTGGATGGGTCAGGCAAGTAGTCAGGCTGCAGGTGCCGAGCATTCGGCGGTCAAGCCGATCGGCATGCTGGTCGCGGCAGTCGGGGTGGTTTATGGCGATATCGGCACCAGTCCGTTGTACACCCTCAAGGAAGTGTTTTCCGGAGGCTATGGCGTGCCGGTCAACCATGACGGGGTGCTGGGGATTCTGGCACTCATTTTCTGGTCGCTGATCTGGGTCGTGTCGATCAAGTACATGATGTTTGTACTGCGCGCCGACAACCAGGGCGAAGGCGGGATCATGGCCTTGACCGCACTGGCCCGGCGGGCGGCGGCGGGGCATGCCAAATTGCGCACGCTGCTGGTGGTCTGCGGACTGATCGGCGCAGCGTTGTTCTATGGCGACAGCATGATCACCCCGGCGATCTCCGTACTGTCGGCGATTGAAGGCCTGGGGCTGGCATTCGAAGGCATCGACCATTGGGTGGTGCCATTGTCGCTGGTGGTGCTGGTCGCGCTGTTTCTGATTCAGAGTCACGGGACCGCACGCATCGGCATTCTGTTCGGGCCGATCATGGTCACCTGGTTCCTTGTGCTGGGTGCATTGGGCGTCTATGGCATCAGCCAGCATCCGGAAGTCCTGGAAGCGATGAACCCGGTGTGGGGCGTCCGCTTCTTCATGAGCCATCCGGGTATGGGCGTGACGATCCTCGGCGCTGTGGTGTTGGCGCTGACGGGCGCTGAAGCGCTGTACGCAGACATGGGCCACTTCGGCCGCAAGCCGATTGCACGTGCGTGGTTCATCCTTGTACTGCCGGCGCTGGTGTTGAACTACTTCGGCCAGGGCGCGCTACTGCTGGGTGATCCGGAAGCGGCTCGCAACCCGTTCTATCTGCTGGCACCGAGCTGGGCGTTGATTCCGCTGGTTGGCCTGTCGACGCTAGCCACGGTAATTGCCTCGCAAGCGGTGATTTCCGGTGCGTTCTCCCTGACCCGTCAGGCGATCCAGCTCGGTTACATCCCGCGCATGCACATCCGACACACTTCCAGCGCCGAACAGGGCCAGATCTACATTGGCGCGGTGAACTGGGCGCTGATGGTCGGCGTGATCCTGTTGGTGATTGGTTTCGAATCCTCCGGAGCCCTGGCCTCGGCCTATGGTGTGGCGGTGACCGGGACCATGCTGATGACCACCATCCTGGTGGCGGCAGTGATATTGCTGTTGTGGAAATGGCCACCGCTTCTCGCCGTTCCGGTGCTGCTCGGTTTCCTGCTGGTGGACGGCCTGTACTTTGCCGCCAACGTGCCGAAAATCGTCCAGGGCGGGGCGTTCCCGGTGATCGCCGGTATTGTGCTGTTTGTGTTGATGACTACCTGGAAGCGCGGCAAGCAGTTGCTGGTCGAGCGCATCGATGAGGGTGGATTGCCGCTGCCGATCTTCATCAGCAGCATTGCCGTACAACCGCCCCATCGAGTTCAGGGCACCGCCGTGTTTCTGACAGCGCGGGCGGATGCGGTGCCCCACGCGTTGTTGCACAACCTGCTGCATAACCAGGTGTTGCACGAGCAAGTGGTGTTGCTGACAGTGGTGTACGAAGATATCCCGCGGGTGCCACCACAACGGCGCTTCGAGGTCGATTCCTACGGCGAAGGTTTCTTCCGCGTAATCCTGCATTTCGGATTCACCGATGAGCCGGACGTACCGCAGGCGCTGAAACTGTGCCACCTCGATGAACTGGATTTCAGCCCGATGCGCACCACCTACTTCCTCAGCCGCGAGACGGTCATTGCCTCCAAGCTCGAAGGCATGGCCCGTTGGCGCGAGGGGTTGTTTGCCTTCATGTTGCAGAACGCCAACGGCAATTTGCGATTCTTCAATCTGCCGCTGAACCGGGTGATTGAGTTGGGGACGCAGGTGGAGATGTAAGCCTCATCAAAAAGCCCCCGCAACCGTAAGGGCTGCGGGGGCTTTTTGCTGGCTGTCAGATCACTCTGTAGCAGCCGTTTCCTTCGCCTGCCGCTTCTCGATCACATCCACCAGGCGCTTGGCCAGCGCCGGGTAGTTTTCGTCGAAGTGGTGGCCGCCGGGCAGCTTGATGGCTTCACCCACCGCCGTCTTGTCGGTGCAGCCGCTTTCATCGGTTTCTTCTTCACCGTAGATGCACACCACTTTGGCGGCTGGCAGCTTGGCCATTTCCGGGCCGGTGGCGGCTTCCTTGCCGGCGTTGCCGAGCCAGCCTTCGACTTCGATCTCGAAGCTGCCGGTACGGGCGAAGGCCAGCAGGATGATCGCGTCGACGCGTTGCTGTTCCGATTCGGCCAGACGGTTGTAGATCGCCGGCAGTACGTCGGCGCCGAACGAGTAGCCGGTCAGGATGAAGCGCTTGGTGCCCCATTTCTGCCGGTAATGTTGCATCAGTTCAGCAAGGTCCAGCGCGCTTTGCTCCGGGCTCTTGTGCTGCCAGTAGTAGCGCAGGGTGTCGATGCCGACCACCGGGTAACCGATCTTGGCCATCTCGCCCGCTACGTCGCGGTCGAGGTCGCGCCAGCCGCCGTCACCGGACAGGAACAGGGTCACGGTGTCCCTGGCCTGGCCTGCCGGCACTTCGACCACCGGGATCTGCAGGCCGCCAGCGGCTTTGTCGCCACCGACGAGGATCTTGCGCAGTTCGTTGTTCAGCACTTGCGGCAGGTTGATGTCGTAGTCGCTGATGCTGGTTTCGGCGTTCGGTTGATCGCGCACGAAGCCGGCACTGGTGTCGTCCGGGTTGTCGTTCCACGCCGCCAGCCAGTGGCCGTGGGCGGCGCTTTTCGGCAACAGGTGCGTGCAGCCACCCTTTTCCAGGGCCAGGTCGACCGAGATGGCGTAGGCCTTGTCGTTCTTTTGCTCGGACAACCAGCGCCAGGCCAGCACGGCGCCAGGGCCGATGCCGCTGACGAGGGTCGCCGGGCCTTTGAGTTCTCGCAGGCCCGATTGCAGGGCGCGGCTTTGCAGCAGGCAATCCTTGGGCAGGATCACCTGGACAATTTGCGCCGAACCACTGCGGCTCAGTGTGATCAATTGCTTGTCGCTGAGTTTCTGGTCTTCATTGACCGCCACCAGCACCTGGGCGCGCGGGTTGGTGCCGGGGATGACACGGGTCATCGCTGCACCACCGGCCGGGGTCAGCAATTCGAGGGTCGGTTCCGGTGCCGGGCGTTTCAGGTACCAGTAACCGCCACCGAGAATCAGGGCCACTATCACCAGCGTGCCCAATACATACCGCAAGGAGCGTTGAATCATCAGCGTTTCACCAATCCGGTCAAGCCGCCCGCGATCAGGGCGGCAGTGTCGGCCAGCGCAACCAGCGGATCGAGTCCGGCGGGCACGGCCATATAACGGGGTTCCC includes these proteins:
- a CDS encoding rRNA pseudouridine synthase, translated to MTDPIRLSKRLIELVGCSRREAELFIEGGWVTVDGVVIDEPQFKVDTQKVELDPEAKATAPEPVTLLLNVPAGMDADTAMATLGAETLSEEHRYGKRPLRGHFLRLTASTDLQANASGLLVFTQDWKILRKLTADSSKIEQEYVVEVEGEMVAHGLNRLNHGLTYKGKELPAVKASWQNENRLRFAMKNPQPGIIALLCQAVGLKVIAIRRIRIGGVSIGKVPVGQWRYLSGKEKF
- a CDS encoding GNAT family N-acetyltransferase, with the translated sequence MRQHSVIHTPKLGDYEELTRVWEASVRATHDFLPDSYIELLKNLVLTRYLDSVMLICTKDSSQRITGFAGVAAGKIEMLFIDPDHRGQGLGKKLLRYALEHLNACELDVNEQNPQALGFYFKQGFEVIGRSEVDGMGQPYPLLHMRMRQDEKLTRNG
- the rimO gene encoding 30S ribosomal protein S12 methylthiotransferase RimO codes for the protein MSTTPAPANPKVGFVSLGCPKALVDSERILTQLRMEGYDVVSTYQDADVVVVNTCGFIDSAKAESLEVIGEAIKENGKVIVTGCMGVEEGNIRNVHPSVLAVTGPQQYEQVINAVHEVVPPRQDHNPLIDLVPPQGIKLTPRHYAYLKISEGCNHSCSFCIIPSMRGKLVSRPVGDVLDEAQRLVKSGVKELLVISQDTSAYGVDVKYRTGFWNGAPVKTRMTELCEALSTLGVWVRLHYVYPYPHVDELIPLMAAGKILPYLDIPFQHASPKVLKSMKRPAFEDKTLARIKNWREICPDLIIRSTFIVGFPGETEEDFQYLLNWLTEAQLDRVGCFQYSPVEGAPANDLDLEVVPDDVKQDRWERFMAHQQAISSARLQMRIGREIEVLVDEVDEQGAVGRCFFDAPEIDGNVFIDNGSNLKPGDKVWCKVTDADEYDLWAEQI
- a CDS encoding potassium transporter Kup, which encodes MGQASSQAAGAEHSAVKPIGMLVAAVGVVYGDIGTSPLYTLKEVFSGGYGVPVNHDGVLGILALIFWSLIWVVSIKYMMFVLRADNQGEGGIMALTALARRAAAGHAKLRTLLVVCGLIGAALFYGDSMITPAISVLSAIEGLGLAFEGIDHWVVPLSLVVLVALFLIQSHGTARIGILFGPIMVTWFLVLGALGVYGISQHPEVLEAMNPVWGVRFFMSHPGMGVTILGAVVLALTGAEALYADMGHFGRKPIARAWFILVLPALVLNYFGQGALLLGDPEAARNPFYLLAPSWALIPLVGLSTLATVIASQAVISGAFSLTRQAIQLGYIPRMHIRHTSSAEQGQIYIGAVNWALMVGVILLVIGFESSGALASAYGVAVTGTMLMTTILVAAVILLLWKWPPLLAVPVLLGFLLVDGLYFAANVPKIVQGGAFPVIAGIVLFVLMTTWKRGKQLLVERIDEGGLPLPIFISSIAVQPPHRVQGTAVFLTARADAVPHALLHNLLHNQVLHEQVVLLTVVYEDIPRVPPQRRFEVDSYGEGFFRVILHFGFTDEPDVPQALKLCHLDELDFSPMRTTYFLSRETVIASKLEGMARWREGLFAFMLQNANGNLRFFNLPLNRVIELGTQVEM
- a CDS encoding AcvB/VirJ family lysyl-phosphatidylglycerol hydrolase, producing MIQRSLRYVLGTLVIVALILGGGYWYLKRPAPEPTLELLTPAGGAAMTRVIPGTNPRAQVLVAVNEDQKLSDKQLITLSRSGSAQIVQVILPKDCLLQSRALQSGLRELKGPATLVSGIGPGAVLAWRWLSEQKNDKAYAISVDLALEKGGCTHLLPKSAAHGHWLAAWNDNPDDTSAGFVRDQPNAETSISDYDINLPQVLNNELRKILVGGDKAAGGLQIPVVEVPAGQARDTVTLFLSGDGGWRDLDRDVAGEMAKIGYPVVGIDTLRYYWQHKSPEQSALDLAELMQHYRQKWGTKRFILTGYSFGADVLPAIYNRLAESEQQRVDAIILLAFARTGSFEIEVEGWLGNAGKEAATGPEMAKLPAAKVVCIYGEEETDESGCTDKTAVGEAIKLPGGHHFDENYPALAKRLVDVIEKRQAKETAATE